In Hemicordylus capensis ecotype Gifberg chromosome 3, rHemCap1.1.pri, whole genome shotgun sequence, one DNA window encodes the following:
- the LOC128349910 gene encoding olfactory receptor 51G2-like: MSSSNGSAIPPVFLLTGFPGLEHSHIWISIPICSMYLTAIAGNCTILFIIKTDQTLHEPMYYFLSMLALSDLGLSSTTLPTILSVLWFNHRVIDFNACLVQMYFIHTFSIIESGLLLSMAFDRLVAIRNPLRYTTILTNDTIIKIGVGVTLRAALLVFPASFFLKRLQYGGINVLSYSFCLHQDILKVVCSDRRMSSIYGLMVVISSMALDSVLLVFSYIMILKTVLSIASRVERLRALNTCISHICAVLTFYIPMIGLSMIHRYGKNAPPVVHILMANVYLLVPPLMNPIVYSVKTKQIRTRIVRRFLRGKDSSGTS, encoded by the coding sequence ATGTCTTCCTCCAATGGGTCTGCCATTCCTCCAGTGTTCCTCTTGACAGGCTTCCCTGGGCTGGAACATTCCCACATCTGGATCTCCATCCCCATCTGCTCCATGTACCTCACAGCCATCGCAGGCAACTGTACCATCCTCTTCATCATCAAGACAGACCAAACCCTCCATGAGCCCATGTACTACTTCCTCTCCATGCTGGCGCTCTCTGACCTGGGCTTGTCCTCTACCACTTTGCCCACCATACTGAGTGTCCTTTGGTTCAACCATCGTGTGATTGACTTCAATGCCTGCCTGGTCCAAATGTACTTCATCCACACCTTCTCCATCATTGAGTCTGGCCTTCTCCTCTCCATGGCCTTTGACCGCTTGGTGGCCATCCGGAACCCTCTAAGGTACACAACTATCTTGACCAATGACACCATCAtcaagattggggtgggggttaccCTCAGGGCTGCCCTCCTTGTATTCCCAGCTTCCTTCTTCCTGAAGAGGCTGCAATATGGAGGCATAAATGTGCTCTCATATTCATTCTGCTTGCACCAGGATATTCTGAAGGTGGTGTGTTCAGACAGGAGAATGAGCAGCATCTATGGCTTGATGGTGGTCATCTCTTCCATGGCTCTTGACTCTGTGTTGCTCGTTTTTTCTTACATCATGATCCTCAAAACTGTGCTGAGCATTGCCTCCAGGGTAGAGCGTCTCCGGGCCCTGAACACGTGCATTTCCCACATCTGTGCTGTCCTCACCTTCTACATCCCAATGATTGGCCTCTCCATGATCCACCGATATGGGAAAAATGCTCCCCCTGTGGTTCACATCCTCATGGCTAACGTCTACCTTCTGGTGCCTCCTCTGATGAACCCCATCGTATACAGTGTAAAAACCAAGCAAATTCGAACAAGGATAGTTAGAAGGTTCTTGAGGGGTAAAGATTCCAGTGGAACCTCTTAG
- the LOC128349909 gene encoding olfactory receptor 51G2-like produces MSSSNGSAIPPVFLLTGFPGLEHSHIWISIPICSMYLTAIAGNCTILFIIKTDPTLHEPMYYFLSMLALSDLGLSSTTLPTMLSVLWFNRRVIDFNACLVQMYFIHTFSIIESGILLSMAFDRLVAIRNPLRYTTILTNDTIIKIGVGVTLRAALLVLPTCILLKRLQYGGINVLSYSFCLHQDILKVVRSDNRLSSIYGLMVVISSMALDSVLLVFSYIMILKTVLSIASRVERLRALNTCISHICAVLTFYIPMIGLSMIHRYGKNAPPVVHILMANVYLLVPPLMNPIVYSVKTKQIRTRIVRRFLRSKDSSGAS; encoded by the coding sequence ATGTCTTCCTCCAATGGGTCTGCCATTCCTCCAGTGTTCCTCTTGACAGGCTTCCCTGGGCTGGAACATTCCCACATCTGGATCTCCATCCCCATCTGCTCCATGTACCTCACAGCCATCGCAGGCAACTGTACCATCCTTTTCATCATCAAGACAGACCCAACCCTCCATGAGCCCATGTACTACTTCCTCTCCATGCTGGCGCTCTCTGACCTGGGCTTGTCCTCTACCACTTTGCCCACCATGCTGAGTGTCCTTTGGTTCAACCGTCGTGTGATTGACTTCAATGCCTGCCTGGTCCAAATGTACTTCATCCACACCTTCTCCATCATTGAGTCTGGCATTCTCCTCTCCATGGCCTTTGATCGCTTGGTGGCCATCCGGAACCCTCTAAGGTACACAACTATCTTGACCAATGACACCATCAtcaagattggggtgggggttaccCTCAGGGCTGCCCTCCTTGTCCTTCCAACCTGCATCCTCCTGAAGAGGCTGCAATATGGAGGCATAAATGTGCTCTCATATTCATTCTGCTTGCACCAGGATATTCTGAAGGTGGTGCGTTCAGACAACAGATTGAGCAGCATCTATGGCTTGATGGTGGTCATCTCTTCCATGGCTCTTGACTCTGTGTTGCTCGTTTTTTCTTACATCATGATCCTCAAAACTGTGCTGAGCATTGCCTCCAGGGTAGAGCGCCTCCGGGCCCTGAACACATGCATTTCCCACATCTGTGCTGTCCTCACCTTCTACATCCCAATGATTGGCCTCTCCATGATCCACCGATATGGGAAAAATGCTCCCCCTGTGGTTCACATCCTCATGGCTAACGTCTACCTTTTGGTGCCTCCTCTGATGAACCCCATCGTGTACAGTGTAAAAACCAAGCAAATTCGAACAAGGATAGTTAGAAGGTTCTTGAGGAGTAAAGATTCCAGTGGAGCCTCTTAG